In Trichoderma asperellum chromosome 1, complete sequence, a single window of DNA contains:
- a CDS encoding uncharacterized protein (TransMembrane:1 (o44-66i)) produces the protein MHQMSVRRTRSLEHADSGALFPLISGRKNETGGRGPGAEPYTRASLLFILWAIAQIAKLGIVITIFTKWECHRKIRSVILYTEHRPDLRSFENFHARNTPTTHLNLLVVVGS, from the coding sequence ATGCATCAAATGAGCGTTAGGCGGACTCGGTCACTGGAACATGCCGACTCGGGagctcttttccctctcatTAGCGGGCGCAAAAACGAGACTGGCGGGCGAGGCCCTGGGGCAGAGCCGTATACTAGAGCATCGCTATTATTCATCTTATGGGCCATTGCCCAAATAGCAAAGCTTGGCATCGTCATTACTATTTTTACAAAATGGGAATGTCATCGGAAGATACGGAGCGTCATTCTCTATACAGAACACAGGCCGGATCTGAGGTCTTTTGAAAATTTCCACGCTCGCAATACTCCTACGACTCATCTGAATCTACTAGTGGTAGTAGGTAGTTGA
- a CDS encoding uncharacterized protein (EggNog:ENOG41): MALDMWTHEFCLSCDRQVQIDGEAYCSEACKMADFEKTPSTPSSRASSPGFSPVSSLSSRPAPAKFYLSPAYDFNQARRYGSTPQASSSFGSYSSETSPLSARSLTPSSSHSSLCSMQSVSSTAEASQLSDKARMELRAYAVSFEQVRLQRRRSY; encoded by the coding sequence ATGGCCCTCGACATGTGGACCCACGAATTCTGCCTCTCCTGCGACCGACAAGTCCAGATCGACGGCGAGGCCTACTGCTCTGAAGCCTGCAAGATGGCCGACTTCGAAAAGACTCCCTCTACACCCAGCTCGCGAGCCAGCTCTCCTGGTTTCTCTCCCGTCTCTTCTCTGTCCAGCCGACCTGCTCCCGCCAAGTTCTACCTGTCGCCTGCCTACGACTTCAACCAGGCACGACGCTACGGCTCAACACCCCAggcatcctcctccttcgGCAGCTACAGCTCGGAGACGTCGCCTCTGTCCGCACGAAGCCTCACTCCCTCGAGCTCACACAGCAGCCTCTGCTCTATGCAGAGCGTATCATCTACTGCCGAAGCCAGCCAACTGTCAGACAAGGCACGCATGGAACTGCGAGCATACGCTGTTTCATTCGAGCAGGTCAGACTGCAACGCAGGCGATCATACTAA
- a CDS encoding uncharacterized protein (EggNog:ENOG41) — protein MNPARSFSLLIKSRLLIPSRASSSGLVCPSCLRSFGTTASQYAGHNKWSKTKHIKAVTDKKKMSDRVSFTKLITMYSKMYGEDVKFNPQLANAVAAATKASVPKSLIESAIARGQGRSATGAQLEPMTLEILMPPNIALVADIETDNKTRSLHDLKFVVKKAGGLVGSTAFYFSRRGRAIFKPKDGGPSLSDVLEEAIEHEGTEDVEEHPDGGFLIWTEPSKLMAITEAISKRFELEVVESEIMWAANEDTQADVDSAELVENLNTLLAGLREYTEVRALFANIRQGAITDDDWDKLERHIDI, from the exons ATGAACCCCGCAAGATCGTTTTCGCTTCTGATAAAGTCCCGCCTCTTAATCCCTTCTCGCGCATCTTCAAGCGGTCTTGTATGCCCGTCATGTCTGCGGTCCTTTGGAACGACGGCGTCTCAGTACGCAGGACATAATAAATGGTCCAAAACAAAGCATATCAAAGCGGTTacagacaaaaaaaagatgtcTGACCGCGTTTCATTTACAAAGCTCATCACCATGTACTCTAAAA tgtATGGTGAGGATGTCAAGTTCAACCCACAGCTAGCAAAtgcagttgcagcagcaacaaaag CGAGCGTTCCCAAGTCACTAATTGAGAGCGCCATTGcaagaggccaaggccgctcTGCCACAGGTGCACAGCTTGAACCCATGACGCTGGAGATTCTAATGCCACCTAATATCGCCCTGGTTGCCGATATCGAGACGGATAATAAGACACGCAGCTTGCATGATCTCAAATTTGTGGTCAAGAAGGCCGGTGGACTCGTGGGCTCCACTGCATTTTACTTCTCGAGACGCGGACGGGCCATATTTAAGCCTAAAGATGGTGGGCCATCCTTATCAGATGTATTGGAAGAAGCAATTGAGCATGAGGGCACTGAGGATGTTGAAGAGCATCCAGACGGAGGATTTTTGATTTGGACTGAGCCATCCAAGCTCATGGCCATCACGGAAGCCATTTCTAAACGGTTCGAGCTCGAGGTGGTCGAGTCTGAGATAATGTGGGCTGCGAACGAAGACACTCAGGCTGACGTCGACTCAGCCGAATTGGTAGAAAATTTGAATACCTTGCTTGCTGGTCTTCGGGAGTATACCGAAGTCAGAGCACTGTTTGCCAACATTCGCCAAGGCGCTATCACGGACGACGATTGGGACAAGCTGGAGAGACATATCGATATATAG
- a CDS encoding uncharacterized protein (EggNog:ENOG41~BUSCO:EOG092D0ANR), whose protein sequence is MSSSQEPEAPASAPSVQASAVADSVTANPELDLPKLQALPAEQQDLFLLTFVSRLKKHVLGLAADDCTSQQFYLKREIFQIISLSTPQPSRVIRNNLGACLAHIFGKGDRKLLFETINDLIAIAAGGKSKDGETRAKHAAVSCLGDVFASAGDSAIGLHQLACTTLLKLLKSASNNAGIRAAVFTALEKIIIMVEGSMDEYISRDIWKQARNHASVDKGTLVVASACRCLKALMRHTMYFKNSTDFDKLETAMFKAADSSSAKVRNAMASCFAEALVQGYSESSAADAAAKNKKSKIKLKRASTHPSIVGDEDEIPSRPSSPAPGAKRSQDLALSLQDILKVLAGYFVKPATTNKSRAAIGVCYGKLFRRLGEKTVQANYLSIVESLTVDILSHATISNNRYRLLISRKIVDTIVQDVIGRKILGESGQKSAAESLISGVLKNYPQALAEKPEPQKHTLIAALNAVASLLKSLGSAANSFAEPCRDGLLQVLQHPSYSVQVFASNCMKIFVLACPQQLLPCLSVCMNSLSRELSLLGTGRNSPRRCIGFAHGLAATLSASPSRPLHGSLDVDSRVLTMATNLLKSSSQSELRVSSTQIQVAWILIGGLMSLGPNFVKIHLSQLLLLWKNALPKPLAKDNTSARSLLEASFLTHVRECALGSILAFLQFNNRLLTVDVSKRIAAMLQSTTAFLKTLPSKKITEDISQRLTPALQLQDLDRMVQRRVLQCYIKLVNQSPAGGSEALLQSNLLTLAISLFADPDNYTPNSLSASIANAAGTFESVWDVGDNTGFGITGIVSGFNVKPLPGQNENAIQEDKTRQNDSEAFIDSLLQSPVCGSLEHDASMLYVGGVDDGSTDPDPPATEVINSAIQLFAFAFPLTPAKVQESILEQIRTFASAGSLQRDPGRKAAINVNLATAVLCTMRVAVKETSSPSGDIANIAVERLLQDIVRDFVLDPDQYVRSLGYAAVARLCNVYGNAFTNQEIKYLVDTIVGNREPSARAGCAMALGAIQTKVGGMAAGYHLKTILGILMSLCNDPHPVVHYWALEALSLASDAAGLSFATYVPSTLGMLAQLYISETHHSEISSAITMNFEMELSTTAAIARSVDSLINVLGPDLQDANKSRELIFTLVGQFQDEEDVFVERAALGCLEHLSLYAPGQMHFGDYVKVLQKYLSSEHATLRDVAVDGLYNIMKRDPRDVLREADKGYEDQLWLVLDADPSHDGIRNIIRNWLHQTCLNETSLWLQRFQSVLKMTRAKPEEDKNVNKSTTGGMPDLRDEEAAGFAAASTGAKEDKSDGASEAEPLRWQVTTFAMSCIYDMFAIIAKDVATHGESKAQLALQNKIADVVRMAFSASTSGVLELRIWGLKIIGAVLKMFGKTPDPDFEEAMLLEQYQAQISSALTPAFAADSSPELASEAVNVCASFISIGIVTDVDRMGRILKTLVNALENFSSDNENAGIGDLKGLSSNAQVMVKISVFSAWAELQVASTEQKYLLDVLKPHIGKLTPLWLESLREFARLRFEPDISMTLGPPSLSGSLDSIYAALNRETLLRFYQDAWLKLVDAIASLIEQDSEFVFDALDGKELSETSTNGQAKVPGINYRDEPVAFFFVLFGLAFEALATRPGQDNSLATQEQMLAILQALKKILHPSVTGHAIYRPDVFSETMDLLDRLVLTEGLDVQSVIVEVARDLCVTHPSARRQSDDDGDLSEDIDQLFELTRIIVLVLSGILPGLSESNAPARHQINGEAILLIRTALNAIVDAAEVFPSIIKTDLHACIIHIFATILATPECQELIVPQSLAILKRFIASMSKSRRDSANGPSATDIQLQGCLRRFLSIYLNAQKRETPTSLTSVKNSLLATTILFTSGTNQLPATEPLVARYLDEVLDCLTDRMTAKIAANCIRSLLLQGAPSAADVSIARYLFPRLIAFVTDVGPEDPEKARSLVSHTLCLYVRSVKHDRVAAAMSMVIPALMARATGEGEGVYSETSTRLLELAAVNQEVFKAIVGGLSGGQRAFLEEVIRSGRPAASAADKTLSSEASQPTIQLKMNFGG, encoded by the exons ATGTCGTCGAGCCAGGAGCCCGAAGCTCCAGCCAGTGCGCCGAGCGTGCAGGCCAGTGCCGTCGCCGATTCAGTCACTGCCAACCCGGAGCTGGATCTCCCAAAGCTTCAAGCGCTCCCCGCCGAACAGCAAgatctcttcctcctcacgTTTGTTTCGAGATTGAAAAAGCATGTATTGGGGCTTGCAGCAGACGATTGTACATCCCAGCAGTTCTACCTCAAACGCGAAATATTCCAGATCATCAGTCTCTCCACCCCGCAGCCGTCTCGGGTCATCAGAAACAACCTGGGAGCTTGTCTGGCCCACATTTTCGGGAAGGGAGACAGGAAGCTGTTATTCGAAACGATAAACGATCTTATAGCAATAGCGGCGGGAGGAAAATCGAAGGATGGCGAGACTCGCGCAAAGCATGCGGCTGTTAGCTGCCTGGGAGATGTGTTTGCCTCTGCGGGGGACAGCGCAATTGGACTCCACCAGCTGGCTTGCACAACGCTGCTAAAGCTGCTTAAATCGGCCTCGAATAACGCAGGAATAAGAGCAGCAGTGTTTACCGCTTTGGAgaagattattattatggTTGAGGGATCCATGGACGAATACATTTCTCGGGATATATGGAAGCAGGCAAGGAACCATGCCTCCGTTGACAAGGGAACTCTCGTCGTTGCGTCTGCGTGTCGATGTCTTAAAGCATTAATGCGACACACCATGTACTTTAAGAACTCGACCGACTTCGACAAGCTGGAGACAGCAATGTTCAAGGCTGCCGACTCGTCATCCGCCAAAGTTCGAAATGCCATGGCCAGCTGTTTTGCCGAGGCGCTTGTGCAAGGATATTCTGAGTCCAGCGCCGCAGACGCTGCCGCCAAGAATAAAAAGTCTAAAATCAAGCTTAAACGAGCATCCACGCACCCCAGCATCGTGGGAGATGAGGACGAGATTCCATCTCGCCCGTCAAGCCCAGCTCCTGGCGCCAAGCGGAGTCAGGACCTTGCTCTGTCGCTGCAGGATATTTTGAAAGTCTTGGCTGGCTACTTTGTCAAGCCTGCAACCACCAACAAATCTCGAGCTGCTATTGGAGTATGCTATGGAAAACTTTTCCGCCGACTGGGAGAGAAGACCGTGCAGGCCAATTATCTTAGCATAGTAGAAAGCTTGACCGTTGACATCCTCAGCCACGCAACCATCAGCAACAACCGCTATCGCTTGCTCATTTCTCGAAAGATTGTGGACACCATCGTCCAGGATGTCATTGGGCGCAAGATCCTGGGAGAATCTGGCCAAAAATCCGCGGCAGAATCTCTGATTAGCGGCGTTTTGAAAAACTATCCTCAAGCTTTGGCTGAAAAGCCAGAGCCTCAGAAGCACACTCTCATTGCTGCTCTGAATGCCGTTGCATCGCTACTAAAGTCACTTGGGTCCGCTGCAAACAGCTTTGCAGAGCCTTGCCGAGATGGGCTATTGCAAGTGCTACAGCACCCAAGCTATTCTGTGCAAGTATTTGCGTCGAACTGCATGAAGATTTTTGTTCTCGCATGTCCTCAACAGTTGCTGCCGTGCCTTTCGGTCTGCATGAACAGCCTCAGCCGTGAATTGTCTCTGCTTGGGACTGGGCGCAACTCTCCTAGGCGATGCATTGGGTTTGCTCATGGTCTGGCTGCTACTCTAAGCGCCAGTCCTTCCCGCCCATTGCATGGCTCTCTTGATGTGGACAGCCGAGTTTTGACAATGGCAACAAATTTACTCAAATCCAGCAGCCAGTCAGAGCTCCGTGTCTCGAGCACCCAAATCCAAGTCGCTTGGATTCTTATCGGTGGCCTTATGTCTTTGGGTCCAAATTTCGTCAAGATCCATTTGTCGCAGCTGCTCTTGCTTTGGAAGAATGCACTGCCAAAGCCTCTGGCCAAAGATAACACTTCAGCCAGGAGCCTTCTCGAGGCATCATTTCTTACTCATGTCAGAGAATGCGCTCTGGGCTCCATTCTAGCTTTCCTCCAGTTCAACAACCGGCTTCTTACGGTCGACGTCTCCAAGCGTATAGCGGCAATGCTCCAAAGCACAACAGCCTTTTTAAAGACGCTGCCATCTAAGAAGATAACTGAGGACATTTCTCAGAGGCTTACTCCTGCTCTCCAACTGCAAGACCTTGACAGGATGGTGCAACGCAGAGTCTTGCAGTGCTATATCAAATTGGTGAACCAGAGCCCTGCAGGTGGAAGCGAAGCCCTTTTGCAGTCAAATCTGCTGACTCTTGCGATATCTCTCTTTGCGGACCCCGATAACTACACGCCTAACTCATTGAGTGCGTCGATTGCGAATGCCGCCGGTACTTTTGAGTCAGTTTGGGATGTTGGTGACAACACCGGCTTTGGAATAACCGGTATCGTATCGGGTTTCAATGTCAAACCGCTCCCAGGCCAAAACGAGAACGCTATACAGGAAGATAAGACTCGGCAGAATGATTCAGAGGCTTTTATTGATAGTCTATTGCAATCGCCGGTCTGCGGCAGTCTAGAGCATGATGCGTCAATGCTGTATGTCGGCGGCGTAGATGACGGATCAACAGACCCTGATCCCCCAGCCACCGAGGTCATCAATAGCGCCATCCAGTTATTTGCTTTCGCATTTCCATTGACTCCGGCCAAGGTTCAAGAAAGTATTCTAGAGCAAATTAGAACGTTTGCGTCAGCAGGTTCTCTTCAACGAGACCCAGGACGCAAAGCAGCTATCAATGTCAATCTTGCAACGGCAGTTCTTTGCACGATGAGAGTTGCCGTTAAAGAGACTAGCTCTCCATCTGGAGATATTGCCAATATTGCTGTGGAGCGATTACTGCAGGATATCGTTAGAGATTTTGTCCTTGATCCTGACCAATATGTTAGGAGCCTTGGctatgctgctgttgcgagACTATGCAACGTGTATGGTAACGCATTTACAAACCAGGAGATTAAATACCTTGTTGACACCATTGTCGGAAACCGAGAACCTAGTGCCAGAGCGGGTTGCGCAATGGCCCTGGGTGCTATCCAGACCAAAGTGGGCGGAATGGCTGCCGGTTACCATCTGAAAACTATACTTGGTATCCTGATGTCGCTTTGCAACGATCCCCATCCTGTGGTTCATTACTGGGCTCTTGAAGCATTGTCACTGGCGTCAGACGCTGCCGGTTTAAGTTTTGCTACTTACGTGCCAAGCACCTTGGGTATGCTCGCACAGCTCTACATTTCTGAGACACATCATTCTGAAATATCATCGGCCATTACGATGAACTTTGAAATGGAACTTTCGACCACAGCAGCTATTGCACGAAGTGTCGACTCGCTTATCAATGTGCTTGGGCCTGATCTTCAAGATGCTAACAAGTCACGAGAGCTTATCTTTACTTTGGTTGGGCAgttccaagatgaagaagatgtatTCGTCGAGCGAGCTGCGCTGGGATGCCTGGAGCATCTCTCCTTGTATGCTCCTGGACAGATGCATTTTGGCGATTACGTCAAAGTTTTGCAGAAATATCTCTCGTCCGAGCACGCAACTCTACGAGATGTGGCTGTAGATGGGTTATATAATATCATGAAGCGAGACCCGCGAGATGTTTTAAGAGAAGCAGACAAAGGATACGAAGATCAACTGTGGCTGGTACTTGACGCCGATCCATCTCATGATGGCATCCGAAATATCATTCGAAATTGGTTGCATCAGACATGTCTGAACGAGACCTCGTTGTGGCTTCAGCGCTTCCAATCCGTTCTGAAAATGACAAGGGCTAAGCCAGAGGAAGACAAGAACGTAAATAAGTCTACAACAGGCGGAATGCCTGATTTACGAGACGAGGAAGCTGCAGGATTTGCAGCTGCTTCGACGGGTGCGAAGGAAGACAAGTCCGATGGAGCATCAGAAGCGGAACCTCTGCGCTGGCAAGTAACAACGTTTGCGATGAGCTGTATATATGACATGTTTGCTATTATTGCAAAGGATGTGGCGACACACGGCGAGTCGAAAGCTCAGCTTGCGCTGCAGAATAAGATTGCTGATGTCGTGCGCATGGCTTTTTCTGCGTCGACATCAGGCGTTTTGGAGCTGCGCATCTGGGGTCTCAAGATCATCGGCGCAGTTCTCAAGATGTTTGGCAAGACACCCGACCCTGATTTTGAAGAGGCCATGCTCTTGGAGCAGTATCAAGCACAAATCAGCTCGGCGTTAACACCGGCATTTGCGGCGGATTCATCCCCCGAGCTGGCTTCAGAGGCGGTTAATGTCTGCGCAAGCTTCATCTCAATAGGCATTGTTACCGATGTTGACCGAATGGGGCGTATTTTAAAGACACTGGTGAATGCTCTGGAGAACTTCTCCAGTGATAATGAAAATGCGGGAATTGGTGATCTAAAGGGTCTCAGCTCCAATGCTCAAGTCATGGTCAAGATCTCCGTGTTCTCGGCCTGGGCTGAGCTGCAAGTGGCCAGCACAGAGCAAAAGTATCTACTAGATGTTCTCAAACCGCATATTGGGAAATTAACGCCGCTCTGGCTTGAGTCACTCCGTGAATTTGCACGGCTTCGGTTCGAGCCGGATATCTCAATGACACTAGGACCACCCTCGTTATCGGGCAGCTTAGACTCCATCTACGCGGCTTTGAATCGCGAGACCTTGCTTCGCTTCTACCAAGACGCATGGCTCAAGCTGGTTGATGCGATTGCAAGTCTGATTGAACAGGACAGCGAATTTGTCTTTGACGCCCTGGACGGCAAAGAGCTAAGCGAGACATCTACGAATGGACAAGCAAAAGTTCCGGGCATTAACTACCGAGATGAACCagtggccttcttcttcgtgtTGTTCGGCCTCGCTTTTGAGGCCCTGGCGACTCGGCCCGGCCAAGACAACTCCCTAGCTACGCAGGAGCAGATGCTAGCCATCTTGCAAGCTCTAAAGAAGATTCTACACCCTAGCGTGACTGGTCACGCAATCTACCGGCCTGATGTATTTTCCGAGACAATGGACCTTCTAGATCGTCTGGTACTGACGGAGGGTTTGGATGTCCAGAGCGTCATCGTCGAGGTTGCCAGAGATCTATGTGTTACTCATCCTTCTGCTCGAAGACAGTcggatgacgatggcgaccTCTCTGAGGACATTGACCAGTTATTCGAACTGACCCGAATCATCGTCCTTGTCCTATCTGGCATCCTACCCGGTTTATCCGAGAGCAACGCGCCGGCTCGACACCAGATCAATGGAGAAGCTATTCTATTGATTAGAACGGCGCTCAATGCCATTGTAGATGCTGCGGAAGTGTTCCCGTCCATCATCAAAACGGACTTGCACGCCTGCATCATTCACATTTTCGCTACGATCCTTGCTACACCAGAGTGCCAGGAGCTGATTGTACCACAATCGCTCGCTATACTGAAACgattcatcgccagcatGTCCAAGTCGAGGAGAGACTCGGCCAATGGACCATCAGCGACCGACATCCAGCTGCAAGGGTGTCTCCGGCGCTTCCTGTCCATCTACCTCAACGCGCAGAAGCGGGAGACGCCGACGTCTCTGACCTCTGTGAAGAACAGCCTGCTTGCCACCACTATCCTGTTTACAAGTGGCACGAATCAACTGCCTGCTACCGAACCCCTGGTCGCACGCTATCTAGATGAGGTCCTAGACTGCCTCACAGATCGAATG ACGGCCAAGATAGCAGCCAATTGCATACGATCGTTGTTGCTGCAAGGAGCTCCCTCGGCGGCAGATGTCAGCATTGCCCGCTATCTCTTCCCACGACTCATAGCTTTTGTGACAGACGTGGGGCCTGAAGATCCTGAAAAGGCTCGATCGCTCGTCAGCCACACGCTATGCTTGTATGTAAGGTCAGTTAAGCATGATCGAGTGGCAGCTGCCATGTCAATGGTCATTCCCGCTCTCATGGCCAGAGCGACAGGAGAGGGCGAAGGGGTCTATTCAGAGACGAGCACACGCCTCCTGGAACTGGCAGCGGTGAATCAGGAGGTCTTCAAAGCCATTGTTGGAGGCCTAAGCGGTGGTCAGCGGGCGTTCCTCGAAGAAGTGATCCGATCGGGTCGGCCAGCGGCCAGTGCTGCAGACAAGACGTTATCCAGCGAGGCTTCACAGCCAACCATTCAGCTGAAGATGAATTTTGGCGGCTAG
- a CDS encoding uncharacterized protein (TransMembrane:1 (i44-65o)) translates to MGLRANGTATTGTIRRYIQNAETRCFYSNISLICMAQSAYMKPLCMTLLMMMMIMTMHLVGVFVLCNDPRWHSTWQAELCAFSLFPFFTNKMMEGAGAGVVLQIFDEL, encoded by the coding sequence ATGGGACTGCGAGCAAATGGGACTGCGACAACGGGAACGATACGACGATACATACAGAATGCAGAAACTCGGTGCTTTTACTCCAATATCTCTCTCATATGTATGGCACAAAGTGCGTATATGAAGCCGTTATGCATGACGttattgatgatgatgatgattatgaCAATGCACCTTGTGGGGGTGTTTGTTCTTTGCAACGACCCGCGGTGGCATTCTACGTGGCAAGCTGAGCTTTGTGCATTCTCACTTTTCCCCTTTTTTACCaacaagatgatggagggTGCGGGCGCGGGGGTAGTGCTGCAGATTTTTGATGAGTTGTGA
- a CDS encoding uncharacterized protein (TransMembrane:1 (o6-25i)) — protein sequence MPGIQLEIFKFGVCLMFPIGFMYYFGTNLDNRFKVHDFWPKPEECNKLPQDREEVIAEYERIVARQKIRQALQEERQRQQAEQAQRNESS from the exons ATGCCTGGAATTCAACTCGAGATCTTTAAG TTCGGCGTCTGCCTTATGTTCCCAATCGGGTTCATGTATTATTTTGGAACGAACCTGGACAATCGCTTCAAGGTTCACGATTTTTGGCCGAAGCCTGAAGAATGCAACAAGCTACCCCAAGATAGAGAAGAAGTCATTGCGGAGTACGAGAGAATCGTGGCACGGCAAAAGATTCGACAAGCTCTTCAAGAGGAGAGGCAGCGACAACAGGCGGAGCAAGCGCAAAGGAACGAAAGCTCTTAA
- a CDS encoding uncharacterized protein (EggNog:ENOG41) — protein MEATLLSSLHTKLDELEGRLQAYRYDLITDFQRYYHDLLTGVNPSVATSIQQAIAPSFANYPILRPELEAADSQPPDRPQPATFQQAATPEASPRIEAPNGSHDREAELQGLFTPSYLPLLDSSPPYNRPAVPAITSTTSTQATDPFPLLPVMETPAADNSTATDNGVTVDSLVTPGNNAAPAGGQAPAEANRLVRTATEESTSSACSDKSDSKVMRSAMRRSSSISKPPQSPRRVRFEFMGAEVLPTSSPQQVEFIPPGPASPTAEDEPIASDMILGDDIEEWQPPRKSSSTEALRALSRAPAEEGTVWTVVDPEADRANSQPDGANKGALTMEQTKSTTNNPRIEISAGAAQSKNTTLDSGDTNGHGSETNRSTDDSSDDEGDYLAMGKRKSALKQKSTSPSAAQLPIRGASNGISATASHPNTNDSRESRTPATMDNESLDDYGDDDDLFEFEPAGLSAPPKPRERPAAPPPDEPSDDDESQDEVPNMARPAQQPLYSTSPAVSIARPQRTENSMSTVSRFQPGSLGSYKGRPVIMPVVRNPEVHARAASLGQFNTFVGGLDGRSGMDEGDLSSFRASVVQPGFAGTPRSFTERFMMEEAQAERKKNGATR, from the coding sequence ATGGAGGCGACgttgctcagcagcctccacACCAAGCTGGATGAATTGGAGGGCAGGCTGCAAGCCTATCGCTACGACCTGATCACCGATTTCCAGCGCTACTACCACGACCTGCTCACCGGCGTCAACCCCAGCGTCGCGACCAGCATCCAGCAAGCCATTGCACCGTCCTTTGCCAACTACCCGATACTGCGTCCCGAGCTGGAGGCCGCTGACTCACAACCACCTGACAGGCCCCAACCGGCCACATTCCAGCAGGCTGCGACGCCCGAGGCTTCTCCTCGTATCGAGGCTCCCAACGGCTCGCACGACCGAGAGGCAGAGCTGCAGGGCCTCTTCACGCCAAGCTATCTCCCGCTGCTGGACAGCTCCCCTCCCTACAACCGCCCTGCTGTGCCGGCTATTACCTCGACGACTTCCACCCAGGCCACGGACCCCTTCCCGCTGCTGCCTGTCATGGAAACGCCGGCTGCCGACAACAGCACTGCCACCGACAATGGTGTCACCGTGGACAGCCTTGTAACCCCAGGGAACAACGCGGCTCCTGCAGGCGGCCAGGCTCCAGCCGAGGCGAACCGCCTCGTGAGAACCGCCACCGAAGAGTCAACCTCGTCAGCGTGCTCAGACAAGAGCGATTCCAAAGTTATGCGAAGTGCGATGCGACGCTCCTCTAGTATATCTAAACCGCCTCAGAGCCCAAGGCGGGTGCGGTTCGAGTTCATGGGTGCAGAGGTGCTACCTACGTCATCGCCTCAGCAAGTGGAATTTATACCTCCTGGCCCAGCGTCGCCGACCGCAGAGGACGAGCCAATTGCCTCGGATATGATACTTGGCGACGATATCGAGGAGTGGCAACCTCCTCGGAAAAGCTCTTCTACAGAGGCCTTGAGAGCCTTGTCTAGGGCGCCAGCTGAGGAAGGTACCGTGTGGACTGTCGTCGACCCTGAGGCAGACAGGGCCAATTCCCAACCAGACGGCGCGAACAAGGGGGCTTTAACCATGGAGCAGACAAAATCTACTACAAACAACCCAAGAATAGAAATTTCAGCAGGCGCTGCCCAAAGCAAGAATACAACATTAGATTCTGGGGATACCAACGGCCACGGATCAGAAACCAACAGGAGTACCGACGACTCGTCAGATGATGAGGGCGATTATTTGGCCATGGGTAAACGCAAGTCTGCTCTTAAGCAGAAGTCTACGTCACCTTCAGCCGCTCAGTTGCCGATAAGAGGAGCGAGTAACGGAATTTCAGCCACGGCGTCACATCCGAATACCAATGACTCTCGAGAGAGCAGGACTCCTGCTACTATGGACAATGAGAGCTTGGACGAttatggtgatgatgatgacttgTTTGAATTTGAACCTGCCGGCCTAAGTGCCCCACCGAAGCCACGCGAGAGACCGGCAGCTCCCCCGCCTGACGAGCCATCAGATGACGACGAATCTCAGGATGAAGTTCCAAACATGGCTCGGCCCGCTCAGCAGCCGCTTTATTCGACATCACCAGCTGTTTCCATCGCGCGGCCACAGAGAACAGAGAACTCCATGTCCACCGTGTCCAGGTTCCAGCCAGGGTCCCTTGGATCATACAAAGGTCGGCCAGTCATCATGCCTGTTGTGCGCAACCCTGAAGTGCACGCAAGGGCTGCCTCTTTGGGCCAGTTTAACACTTTTGTCGGAGGTCTGGATGGCCGCAGCGGAATGGATGAGGGAGATCTCAGCAGCTTCCGTGCCAGCGTTGTTCAGCCTGGCTTTGCCGGAACGCCGCGGAGCTTCACTGAGCGCTTCATGATGGAGGAAGCACAGgcggaaaggaaaaagaatggcGCCACTCGGTGA